In Flavobacterium enshiense, the genomic stretch TTTGTTTATTGGCTACATTGGTTTTTGAAACCACGGCTTCACGCTGGTGCGCGCTGGCATTGCGCTGTTGTTGCAGGATTTCAACTTGTTTTTCCGCTTCCTGCTTAGCTGCTAAAGCCTGCTCGTATTGCTGTTTCGTAATGGAATGGTTTTTATACAGATTCGAATAGCGTTCAAAATCATTGGTAGCTCTTCCTAAACGTATTTTAGCTGCTTCGATGCTCCCAAGGTTGGATTGAATTGTAGCCTCTGAAATTGAAATATTTGCGGCTGTAGCTCCCACATCGGCTTTTGAAACTTCAAGGGAATTTTCCGCTACGGCCAAAGCGGCTTTTGCTTCTTCAACTTTAACTAAAAAGTCCTTATTGTCGATTACCAAAAGCGTATCGCCTTTTTTTACGAAGTCATTATCTTTGATATAAACTTTTGATACATAACCTGCCACACGCGGTATGATCGGATTCATGTTTTGTTCGATCTGGGCATCATCGGTTTCTTCGTGTGCCTGACCGTGCATGTATTTGAAAGTTCCGTATACACCCCCCAGAAGAACTAAAGAGCCAATTATTAGAATGAATTTTTTATTTGCTGGTTTATTTTCCATGATGAGTGATGTTAATTTAGTTTTTGGTTGGTAATACTGTTGATGAGGTTAATTTGCCTGAAGCCGCTAAGATTTCATAATATTTCTCAACGATATCGGCTCTTGAAGAGGATTCGTTGATTTTTGAAAGCAGTTGTTGTACATCTGCCTCCAGTAATTCGTCCGTGTCGGCCAAACCATTGTCGTGTTTGTCTTTCACAATTCTGAAATTTTCAGCGGCCTGTGCAACGGCTTCTTCATACACTTTGTTTTGTTTCTGAGCCAGAAGATAATTTTCATTAGCCTGCTGAATCTGTATTTTTGCCTTATCGGTCATTATATCCAATGATTGTTCTGCTTCTTTTGCTTTGCTTTTAGCTGCTTTGACATCTTTTCCGTTTTTGAAAACGGAAGATAGGTCATAAGACAGCCCTGCCCCGAAGTTCATGGCATTGGTAACGGTAACAGTATTCTGCAAATCAAAACCGATGTAGCCTCCCATAAGGGTCAAAGCAGGGTAGTAGTTGCCTTTTGCTATTTTTACGTTGGTTTCGGCTGCCTTTTGTTGCAATCGGATTGCATTTAAATCGTTTCTGCCGGAAATATCGTCTGAAGGTGTATCAAAACCAGTTTTTTTCTTGAAAGTGTCAGAATCGGGATTTATGATTGTTTCTTCGGGTAGTTTCAAAAGAGTTACCAGTTGATAATTTACGGTACTCATATTTTTTCTGGCTTCTTCCAAGGCAATCTGATAATTAGAAACCTGTAATTGTGCTCTCAACAAATCGTTTCGGGCAATTAGTCCGTTTTCTTCCATCGCTTTGAAATCGACCACACGCTGTTCGGCTCTTTTGATGTTTTCCTGAATTAGTTTTTCATTTTCCTGAGCTTTGTACAACGTTACGTAAAGTTTTACAGCCTGTATCCCTACATCTTCCTTGGTTTGTTTGGAGTAGAATTGTTCCGCTTCATACAAACTTTGTGAGGCTTTGATACTGTTTTGGATTTTAAGACCTGCAAATACCGGAACAGTTGCCATCGCGTTTCCTAAAATAAGCTGGTGCACTTCCGGCGTGCTTCTGCCTTGCGATTGGTTTCCTAATTTGAAATCCACATCTGCATTGGTAAGTCGCTGGTACTGCCCGTTGATTTTTACATCGGGAAGTTGCTTGTTTTTAACCGTCTGCATTTCGAATTCTTTCGAAGCCACTTTGGTATCTGCCAATTTGGCCTCGTTGCTCTGTGCGGTAGCCATCTGAACGGCTTCTTCAAGAGTCATGTTTTTTTTCTCCTGCGCTAATGCGGAAGAAATTCCAAGCAGGAAGAAAATTCCAAGCTTGATAGTGTTATTTTTCATATGTCAGTAGGGCTTTAATAGTTTGTTTGATGTGACGCGTAAGTTCTGTGTTAACGTAGTTGTCTATATCTTCCGGCGTATTTAAATTCAGAATGTCTTTAAAATAGGGTTTGTTCATCTGGAAATGAAAATACGTTCCCATGATGGTAGTGGGAATCAAAATGGTATTGACATCTTTACGGAAAAAACCTTTGTCCTGACCTTCGGCAATAATGTTTTTCAAAATCTCCAGATTGTATTTTTTTATTTCATTGAAAGCATCGCAATTGATGATTCTTTTTCCGGATGAAATTTCAAAGTGGATAATCTGATAGATGCTTTTGTTTCGGTTGATGCGCTTGATGTATAATTCAATTAAGCGATCAATTTTTTCTAAAGGGGTGAGGTCTTCGCGATACAAATTTTCCATCTGCAAACGCATATCCGAAATCCGGTAAATAATTAACGCTTCGAGCAACTTTTCTTTCGAACCGAAATAGTAGGAGATCATTGCAATATTGACGTTGGCCAATTTGGCAATATCGCGTACCGAAGTTCCGTCAAAACCTTGTTCCGCAAACAGCTTTTCGGCTGCCTGTAAAATTTCAATTTGCTTATCGTTAAAATCAGTCATTTTTATTTGATTTTAAATTCGGATACAAAATTAAACACTTGTTTAAATTAAACGTTTGTTTAAATTAATTTTAACATCTTTTTAACAAAATGAATTTGATTGATTTTTGATGGTTTTTAGATGGAGGAGGTGAGTGAAAATTAAGTGGTTCGAATTCTTTTTTGAACCAATAATTTGTGTAGTTTTATCAAATGAAAAATTGACAATCTAAATAGGTTGTCGGATACTGAAAACCACTTTTTAAGCCTTTAAAAAGTGGTTTTTTTTGTATATAAATAAAATCTATAGTTTATGTTTAAATGATTTATTACCAGTGTTTTATATTTGTTATGTTAAACTACCTGTTTAATGTGTTTTTCAATACTGCTTATTTCGTTGTTTTTGAGGTGATTTACGAATGAGCTTCCGATAATGGCTCCTTTTTGATGCTTGGTTGCTTCTGAAAATGTTTCTTTATTTGAGATTCCGAAGCCGACAATTTGAGGGTTTTTAAGGTTCATTTTTGAGACTTTTTCGAAGTAATTTTGTTGTATTTCTCCAAACGAATTTTGACTTCCGGTGGTGCTTGAACTGCTCACCATATAGATGAAACTATCGGACAATCCGTCAATTTTCTGTATCCTTTCTTCCGAAGTTTGGGGGGTAATTAGGAAGATGTTTTTGAGATTATTTTGCTCAAAAATGACCTTAAATTCATCCTCGAAAACCTCCAAAGGAAGGTCTGGAATGATGAGTCCATCGATACCGATTTCTGCACATTTTTTACAAAATTCCTCTACTCCATACTGTAAAATTGGATTGAAATAGCCCATAATCAGGAGCGGAATTTTGACTGTTTTTCGGATGTTTTTCAGCTGTTCGAAAAGCAATTTTGTGGTCATTCCGTTCTGTAAAGCGATGGTTGAACTCTCCTGAATTGTCGGTCCGTCTGCTAACGGATCACTAAAAGGTAAACCGATTTCAATCATGCCGACACCACTTTTTTCGAGTTCTTCAATAATGGAAACCGTATCGTTGAGGTTAGGAAATCCTGCTGTAAAATAGATGGAAAGCAGCTTCTTTTCCTCTTGTAATTTTATGTTTATTCTGTTCATTTTTTAGTGTTTTGTGTCTGCGTTAGGGATGGGAATAGCATCCTTTTTACGGTCGTTGAGGCTCTCGAAATGACCGTAAAAAGATAAAATGGACAGCCCGACCTTTGTGGTAACGCCCAAATTAATAGTTGAAATAGTCTATATATGTGTTCAAATCCTTGTCGCCGCGACCTGATAAATTGATGATTACAACATCATTTTTGTCAAATGTTTTTTGCTCTAAAACCGCCAAAGCGTGCGAACTTTCAATAGCGGGAATGATGCCTTCCGTTTTACAGAGATTCAATCCTGCTTTCATGGCTTCATCGTCGGTAATAGCCATAAATTTAGCTCTTTTCGTTGCGTGTAAATGGGCGTGCAACGGTCCGACGCCAGGATAATCCAGGCCGGCAGATATGGAATATGGTTCAGTAATCTGACCGTCTTCCGATTGCATCAACAGGGTTTTACTTCCGTGGATAATACCGATTTTCCCCAATACCGAAGTTGCGGCACTTTCCCCAGAATCAACACCTTTTCCGGCGGCTTCGACTGCAATGAGTTTCACGTTTTCTTCATCCAGGAAATGATAAAAAGCCCCTGCAGCGTTGCTTCCGCCGCCCACGCAAGCTATTATATAATCAGGATTTCCTCGGCTTTCCTTTTCTAATAATTGCAGTTTAATTTCCTCAGAAATAATACTTTGAAAACGTGTCACCATATCCGGATATGGGTGCGGCCCTACTACCGAACCGATGATGTAAAACGTATCGACCGGATTATTGATCCAATCCCTAATCGCTTCATTGGTAGCGTCTTTTAGTGTTTTTGAACCGGAAATTGCTGGACGAACTTCGGCACCGAGCATTTTCATTCGGGCTACATTTGGTGCTTGCCTTTGGATGTCAATTTCGCCCATATAGACGATGCATTCCAACCCCATCAAAGAGCAAACCGTTGCAGTGGCCACACCATGTTGACCCGCACCTGTCTCGGCAATGATTCGGGTTTTGCCCAATCGTTTGGCTAACAGGATTTGTCCAATGGTATTGTTGATTTTATGGGCGCCGGTATGACACAAATCTTCACGTTTTAGGTAGATTTTGGTATTGTATTTTTGGGATAAACGTTCGGCAAAATAGAGTGGCGTAGGGCGTCCGACATAGTCTTTCAGGAGTTGTTGGAATTCGGCCTGAAAGCTTTCGGTTTCTATTATTTTTAGATAGTTCTGACGTAATACTTCTACGTTCGGATAGAGCATTTCTGGGATGAAAGTGCCGCCGAAGTCGCCGTAAAATCCTCGTTCGTTAACTTGATATGACATGTTGTAATTGTTTTAAAAGTTGTGTGTTTTTTAATCCTGGTTCGATTTCAAATTTGCTGTTGACATCGATTGCGTGAATGGGTAAATTCAGTTGTTGCACGGCTTTAACTTCTTCTAGACCAATGCCTCCGCTTAGGAAGAAAGGTTTTTGGGAAGTGTAATTTTCCAGAATCTGCCAGTTGAAAGTTGTTCCGTTACCACCTTGATATTGCCCCTTAGTGTCGAATAAGAAATAATCACAAACATTTTCGTAGGGCGTAATGGTTTGAAAATCAAAGTTATCATCAACTGAAAATGCTTTGATCACTTTAATATTTATATGTTTCAACAGATAACAGAATTCAGGTGATTCATTTCCATGTAACTGAACGAGCTGTAAATTGTAACGTCGTATTTTGTCTAGTATATCATCTAAATAAGCATCTACAAAGACGCCTACTTTTTGTGTTGATTTGGGCAATATTGGTATTACTTTATTGAAAAACCTTGGTGATTTCTCATAGAAGATAAAACCCAGATAATCGGGTTGTAATTTTGCAACTTCCTCAATGTTAGCCGAATATTTCATGCCACAGATTTTTGTTTTCATGGTTTTACAAGTAAAGTATTGATTAAAGATTTTGCAGCTATTCCCGGATTTTCGGTTTTCATGAAATGTTCACCTATTAAAAATCCTTGATAACCATATTGTTGCAATTCTATAATTGCCTCAGTAGAACTGATTCCGCTTTCGGAAACTTTTACGAATTCATTTGGAATGTGTTTGGCTAATTCTTTGCTGTATTTCAAACTTATTTCGAAGCTTTTCAGGTTGCGGTTGTTGACGCCGATCATGTTTAAACTTGGCATAAAGGCTTTGTCTAATTCTTCACGATTGTGTACTTCCAATAATACTTCAAGGCCTAAAGATTGAGCAAATTCGGAAAGCTGCTTTATTTCTTTACGAGTTAAAACAGCTGCAATCAGTAAGATAGCATCGGCGCCGTGGGCTTTGGCTTCCAGAATCTGATATTTGTCAATGATGAATTCTTTCCTTAAAATCGGAATATTGACCGATGCTTTTGCCAAGAGTAAATCGTCCAGCGAACCCCCAAAATACTTTCCGTCGGTCAAAACAGAAATCCCTGAAACTCCGGCATTTTGGTAACCCATTACTACTTCTTCCACGGAAAAATTGTTGTTTATTATCGGTTTCGATGGTGAACGACGCTTGTGTTCAGCGATGATTCCCACCGCATTGTTTCGTAAATTCTTGCTTAAAGAGTGCGTTCGGCTTCCAAATAGCGCTGAGTTTTCCAGTTGGTTAACAGTAATAAGTTGTTTTTTAAGAACTACTTCTCTTTTTTTGTCGGATATTATTTTATCTAGAATGGTCATGATTTTTATGTTTTTATTTCGTTGAAAGGGAAAAGGGAAAAGGGAAAAGGGAAAAGGGAAAAGGGAAAAGGGAAAAGGTTGCGACTTATCTATGTCTTATCCCTTATAACTGATTTCTTGTAGTTTTTTAAGTTTTTCAAATGCTTTTCCGCTTTGTAGGCTTTCTTTAGCAAATCCAAATCCATCTGAAATCGAACAGTTTTTTACTGTGGAAATAGCTATTCCGGCGTTGGCGCAAACCACATTGTTTTGAGCTTCAGTTCCCTTTCCTGACAAAATAGCAAGGAATATTTCTGCCGATTTTTCAACGGTTACTCCACCTAGAATTTCGGTTTCATTGAGTTTTTTTGTTTGAAAATCTTCGGGTTTCAAGATTTGCTCTGTGTTTTTGGAAATGATTTTGGTATTTCCCGTCAGTGAAATTTCGTCATAGCCTTCCAAACTGTGCAGAATCGTGAAATTGGTTTCGGTATTTTGATACAGATAAGCATACATCCGAGCCAATTCCAGACTGAAAACGCCTACCATTTGATGTTTTGGAAAACTCGGATTCACCATTGGTCCCAACATATTGAAAAAGGTTTTTACCGCCAGTTCTTTACGAATCGGTGCCACATTTTTCATTGCCGGATGGAAGAGCGGAGCGTGCAACACACAGATTCCGGCTTCCTCAATGCTTTTTTTCAGAAAGTTTTCTTCATTGCTGAATTTTACACCTAGAGTTTCCATGACATTGCTCGATCCTGAAATGGAAGAAACACCGTAGTTTCCGTGTTTAGCAACCTGAATTCCGGCTCCGGCAGTTACAAAAGAAGCCAATGTTGATATGTTAAATGTGTTTTTTCCATCGCCACCGGTTCCACATAAATCGATGGTATCGTAATCGGTTAAATCAATCGAGATACACAGTTCTAATAATGCTTCTCG encodes the following:
- a CDS encoding HlyD family secretion protein, translating into MENKPANKKFILIIGSLVLLGGVYGTFKYMHGQAHEETDDAQIEQNMNPIIPRVAGYVSKVYIKDNDFVKKGDTLLVIDNKDFLVKVEEAKAALAVAENSLEVSKADVGATAANISISEATIQSNLGSIEAAKIRLGRATNDFERYSNLYKNHSITKQQYEQALAAKQEAEKQVEILQQQRNASAHQREAVVSKTNVANKQIGVANANIKRAQSVLDAAVLNLGYTVITASVDGQVSSVDVQAGQMIQPGQSLFYIVNNADTWVIANFKETQLNKMRVGQKVTFKVDAYPDTEFEGEVNSFSPATGSRFSILPPDNATGNFVKTIQRLPVKIKLSANNDQEKVKLLRPGMNVEVDVHVK
- a CDS encoding TolC family protein; translated protein: MKNNTIKLGIFFLLGISSALAQEKKNMTLEEAVQMATAQSNEAKLADTKVASKEFEMQTVKNKQLPDVKINGQYQRLTNADVDFKLGNQSQGRSTPEVHQLILGNAMATVPVFAGLKIQNSIKASQSLYEAEQFYSKQTKEDVGIQAVKLYVTLYKAQENEKLIQENIKRAEQRVVDFKAMEENGLIARNDLLRAQLQVSNYQIALEEARKNMSTVNYQLVTLLKLPEETIINPDSDTFKKKTGFDTPSDDISGRNDLNAIRLQQKAAETNVKIAKGNYYPALTLMGGYIGFDLQNTVTVTNAMNFGAGLSYDLSSVFKNGKDVKAAKSKAKEAEQSLDIMTDKAKIQIQQANENYLLAQKQNKVYEEAVAQAAENFRIVKDKHDNGLADTDELLEADVQQLLSKINESSSRADIVEKYYEILAASGKLTSSTVLPTKN
- a CDS encoding TetR/AcrR family transcriptional regulator: MTDFNDKQIEILQAAEKLFAEQGFDGTSVRDIAKLANVNIAMISYYFGSKEKLLEALIIYRISDMRLQMENLYREDLTPLEKIDRLIELYIKRINRNKSIYQIIHFEISSGKRIINCDAFNEIKKYNLEILKNIIAEGQDKGFFRKDVNTILIPTTIMGTYFHFQMNKPYFKDILNLNTPEDIDNYVNTELTRHIKQTIKALLTYEK
- the trpA gene encoding tryptophan synthase subunit alpha → MNRINIKLQEEKKLLSIYFTAGFPNLNDTVSIIEELEKSGVGMIEIGLPFSDPLADGPTIQESSTIALQNGMTTKLLFEQLKNIRKTVKIPLLIMGYFNPILQYGVEEFCKKCAEIGIDGLIIPDLPLEVFEDEFKVIFEQNNLKNIFLITPQTSEERIQKIDGLSDSFIYMVSSSSTTGSQNSFGEIQQNYFEKVSKMNLKNPQIVGFGISNKETFSEATKHQKGAIIGSSFVNHLKNNEISSIEKHIKQVV
- the trpB gene encoding tryptophan synthase subunit beta — encoded protein: MSYQVNERGFYGDFGGTFIPEMLYPNVEVLRQNYLKIIETESFQAEFQQLLKDYVGRPTPLYFAERLSQKYNTKIYLKREDLCHTGAHKINNTIGQILLAKRLGKTRIIAETGAGQHGVATATVCSLMGLECIVYMGEIDIQRQAPNVARMKMLGAEVRPAISGSKTLKDATNEAIRDWINNPVDTFYIIGSVVGPHPYPDMVTRFQSIISEEIKLQLLEKESRGNPDYIIACVGGGSNAAGAFYHFLDEENVKLIAVEAAGKGVDSGESAATSVLGKIGIIHGSKTLLMQSEDGQITEPYSISAGLDYPGVGPLHAHLHATKRAKFMAITDDEAMKAGLNLCKTEGIIPAIESSHALAVLEQKTFDKNDVVIINLSGRGDKDLNTYIDYFNY
- a CDS encoding phosphoribosylanthranilate isomerase, giving the protein MKTKICGMKYSANIEEVAKLQPDYLGFIFYEKSPRFFNKVIPILPKSTQKVGVFVDAYLDDILDKIRRYNLQLVQLHGNESPEFCYLLKHINIKVIKAFSVDDNFDFQTITPYENVCDYFLFDTKGQYQGGNGTTFNWQILENYTSQKPFFLSGGIGLEEVKAVQQLNLPIHAIDVNSKFEIEPGLKNTQLLKQLQHVISS
- the trpC gene encoding indole-3-glycerol phosphate synthase TrpC codes for the protein MTILDKIISDKKREVVLKKQLITVNQLENSALFGSRTHSLSKNLRNNAVGIIAEHKRRSPSKPIINNNFSVEEVVMGYQNAGVSGISVLTDGKYFGGSLDDLLLAKASVNIPILRKEFIIDKYQILEAKAHGADAILLIAAVLTRKEIKQLSEFAQSLGLEVLLEVHNREELDKAFMPSLNMIGVNNRNLKSFEISLKYSKELAKHIPNEFVKVSESGISSTEAIIELQQYGYQGFLIGEHFMKTENPGIAAKSLINTLLVKP
- the trpD gene encoding anthranilate phosphoribosyltransferase, which codes for MKIILNRLIQHETLSKEEAKTVLKNISNGQYNPSQIASFLTVYMMRSITVEELAGFREALLELCISIDLTDYDTIDLCGTGGDGKNTFNISTLASFVTAGAGIQVAKHGNYGVSSISGSSNVMETLGVKFSNEENFLKKSIEEAGICVLHAPLFHPAMKNVAPIRKELAVKTFFNMLGPMVNPSFPKHQMVGVFSLELARMYAYLYQNTETNFTILHSLEGYDEISLTGNTKIISKNTEQILKPEDFQTKKLNETEILGGVTVEKSAEIFLAILSGKGTEAQNNVVCANAGIAISTVKNCSISDGFGFAKESLQSGKAFEKLKKLQEISYKG